From one Pseudomonas sp. B21-048 genomic stretch:
- the nrdR gene encoding transcriptional regulator NrdR, whose protein sequence is MHCPFCGANDTKVIDSRLVAEGEQVRRRRECLACGERFTTFETAELVLPRLIKTDGSRQPFDEEKLRAGMQRALEKRPVSVERLESSLVHIKHKLRATGEREVKSLVVGELVMEELKKLDEVAYIRFASVYRRFQDLNEFREEIDRLAREPVKE, encoded by the coding sequence ATGCACTGTCCCTTCTGCGGTGCCAACGACACCAAGGTCATCGACTCGCGTCTGGTCGCCGAGGGCGAACAGGTGCGCCGCCGGCGTGAATGCCTGGCCTGCGGCGAACGTTTCACGACGTTCGAAACCGCTGAACTGGTGTTGCCGCGCCTGATCAAAACCGACGGCAGTCGCCAGCCGTTCGACGAAGAAAAACTGCGCGCCGGCATGCAGCGGGCGCTGGAGAAGCGTCCGGTGAGTGTCGAGCGCCTCGAGTCGTCGCTGGTGCACATCAAACATAAGCTGCGTGCCACCGGCGAACGCGAGGTTAAGTCTCTCGTGGTCGGCGAACTGGTGATGGAGGAGCTGAAGAAGCTTGATGAAGTCGCCTATATCCGCTTCGCTTCGGTGTACCGACGCTTCCAGGACCTCAACGAGTTCCGCGAAGAGATCGATCGCCTCGCCCGTGAACCGGTGAAAGAATGA
- a CDS encoding YbaY family lipoprotein — translation MSLRPLILLSLFSLLVACGSDAPKPQPPTPGPAPQQAQKKAKASTELGPLPAYQRELSGTLQGVPAGAEVELALLVIDEKDRPQLLLASSNLIGTNQALPFRLRFNPESFPAGARVELRGRASQSGQLILHLPAQMITQPTTQALGQLQFVKAP, via the coding sequence ATGTCTTTACGCCCCCTCATTTTGCTCAGTCTTTTCAGCCTGTTGGTGGCCTGTGGCAGCGATGCGCCCAAGCCCCAGCCGCCAACGCCCGGCCCTGCACCACAACAGGCGCAGAAGAAAGCCAAGGCATCGACCGAGCTCGGCCCCCTGCCGGCTTATCAACGTGAATTGAGCGGCACACTGCAGGGCGTGCCGGCCGGTGCCGAAGTCGAACTGGCGTTGCTGGTGATCGACGAAAAGGATCGTCCACAACTATTGCTCGCCAGTTCCAACCTGATCGGTACCAATCAAGCTTTGCCGTTTCGCCTGCGCTTCAACCCTGAATCCTTTCCGGCCGGCGCCCGCGTCGAGCTTCGCGGCCGCGCCAGTCAGTCAGGGCAGTTGATCCTGCATCTGCCGGCGCAAATGATCACACAGCCAACCACCCAGGCATTGGGTCAGCTGCAATTCGTCAAAGCACCATGA
- a CDS encoding methyltransferase, which yields MIAPLDLQQALSELLGDAQLVACELPDTELKLWLIDGDNMDRAFSPEETRRILHEPPYWSFCWASGLAVARYLAEHPQWVEGKRVLDFGAGSGVAGIAAVKAGALEVVACDLDPLAIAACRANAELNGVQLSYSTDFFAEADRFDLILVADVLYDRANLPLLDEFLSRGQEALVADSRVRDFCHPLYRRIEMLEAMTLPDLAEPEEFRYVSLYHATRT from the coding sequence ATGATTGCACCGCTCGACCTGCAACAGGCGTTAAGCGAACTGCTCGGCGATGCACAGCTTGTCGCCTGTGAGTTGCCAGACACCGAGCTGAAACTCTGGCTGATCGACGGCGACAATATGGACCGTGCCTTCAGCCCGGAAGAAACCCGGCGGATTCTCCACGAGCCGCCGTACTGGAGTTTCTGCTGGGCCAGTGGGCTGGCCGTGGCTCGCTATCTCGCCGAGCACCCGCAATGGGTCGAAGGTAAACGGGTGCTGGATTTCGGCGCCGGCTCAGGGGTGGCCGGGATTGCGGCGGTGAAAGCCGGGGCACTGGAAGTGGTGGCCTGTGACCTGGACCCGCTGGCGATTGCCGCGTGTCGGGCGAATGCCGAACTCAATGGCGTGCAGCTCAGCTACTCGACAGACTTTTTCGCCGAGGCGGATCGGTTTGATCTGATTCTGGTGGCCGATGTGTTGTACGACCGGGCGAATCTGCCGCTACTTGACGAGTTTCTCAGCCGTGGCCAGGAAGCCTTGGTGGCGGATTCGCGCGTGAGGGATTTTTGCCATCCCTTGTATCGGCGCATTGAAATGCTGGAAGCGATGACCTTGCCGGATCTGGCCGAGCCCGAAGAGTTTCGGTATGTGAGCCTCTACCACGCCACCCGGACATGA
- the trxA gene encoding thioredoxin, which produces MSQETPYIFDATTADFDQSVIESSFHKPVLVDFWAEWCAPCKALMPMLQTIAESYQGELLLAKVNCDIEQDIVARFGIRSLPTVVLFKDGQPVDGFAGAQPESAVRTMLEPHVQMPPPAATDPFEQAQALFDEGRYADAEATLKVLLAEDNTNAKALILYARCLTERGELGEAQVVLDAVKTDEHKAALAGAKAQIQFLGQARDLPDAADLKARLAKNPQDDEAVYQLAIQQLARQQYDAALDALLKLFIRNRSYSEGLPHKTLLQVFELLGNDHPLVTTYRRKLFAALY; this is translated from the coding sequence ATGAGTCAGGAAACGCCGTACATTTTCGACGCCACGACTGCCGATTTCGACCAGTCGGTGATCGAGAGCTCTTTTCACAAACCGGTGCTGGTGGATTTCTGGGCCGAATGGTGTGCGCCGTGCAAGGCCTTGATGCCGATGCTGCAAACCATTGCCGAGAGCTATCAGGGCGAGTTGCTGCTGGCCAAGGTCAATTGCGACATCGAGCAGGATATTGTTGCGCGCTTCGGTATACGCAGCCTGCCGACCGTGGTGCTGTTCAAGGACGGTCAGCCGGTGGACGGTTTTGCCGGTGCACAACCGGAATCGGCTGTGCGCACGATGCTCGAACCCCACGTGCAAATGCCGCCGCCCGCTGCGACCGACCCGTTCGAACAGGCTCAGGCGCTGTTCGATGAGGGCCGCTATGCCGACGCCGAAGCCACGCTCAAAGTACTGCTGGCTGAAGACAACACCAACGCCAAGGCGCTGATCCTCTACGCCCGCTGCCTGACTGAGCGCGGCGAGCTGGGTGAAGCGCAAGTCGTGCTCGACGCGGTCAAGACCGATGAGCACAAGGCCGCGCTGGCCGGCGCCAAGGCGCAGATCCAGTTCCTCGGTCAGGCCAGGGATTTGCCGGATGCGGCAGACCTGAAAGCACGTCTGGCGAAAAATCCGCAGGACGATGAGGCAGTCTATCAACTGGCGATCCAGCAACTGGCCCGTCAGCAATACGACGCGGCACTGGATGCCCTGCTGAAACTGTTCATCCGCAATCGCAGCTACAGCGAAGGCTTGCCGCACAAGACCTTGCTGCAGGTGTTCGAACTGCTGGGCAATGATCACCCGCTGGTGACCACGTACCGTCGCAAGTTGTTTGCCGCGCTTTATTAA
- a CDS encoding DUF2796 domain-containing protein: MRRLLLALPFALLPLALAHAAVEHDHDEHGSLSAHEHGVGRLNAALDGQTLELELESPAMNLVGFEHAASTDADKAKVATVRAQLEKPLVLFNLPKAAGCVVATQELESPLFGDKPDADDHDEEDAKDGHEHHQDHSEIHAHYQFSCSAPGALKTLDLATIFNTFPATQKIQVQLISPSGQQGVEVTTKAAALKF; encoded by the coding sequence ATGCGCCGTCTGCTGCTCGCTTTGCCGTTTGCCTTGTTGCCGCTGGCTCTCGCCCACGCCGCTGTCGAACATGATCATGATGAGCACGGCAGCCTCAGCGCCCACGAACATGGCGTCGGTCGCCTGAACGCGGCGCTGGACGGCCAGACGCTGGAGCTGGAACTGGAAAGCCCGGCGATGAATCTGGTGGGTTTCGAACACGCCGCCAGCACCGACGCCGACAAGGCCAAAGTCGCCACCGTCCGCGCGCAGCTGGAAAAACCGTTGGTGCTGTTCAACCTGCCGAAAGCCGCCGGTTGCGTGGTCGCGACTCAGGAACTGGAAAGCCCGTTGTTCGGTGACAAGCCGGATGCCGATGACCATGACGAAGAAGACGCCAAAGACGGTCACGAGCATCACCAGGACCATAGCGAGATCCATGCCCATTACCAATTCAGCTGCTCGGCCCCGGGCGCGCTGAAGACCCTGGACCTGGCGACTATCTTCAACACATTCCCGGCCACCCAGAAGATTCAGGTACAACTGATCAGCCCGAGTGGCCAGCAAGGGGTTGAAGTAACAACCAAGGCTGCCGCCCTCAAGTTCTAA
- a CDS encoding ABC transporter ATP-binding protein, whose product MTQALIELSDLGFSWPGHPPLLDIPAFRLMPGETLFLKGPSGSGKTTLLGLLGGVQKPDRGSIRLLGQELTELSAGARDHFRVDHTGYIFQQFNLLPFLSVRENVELPCHFSKLRAERAKQRHGSVDQAAATLLAHLGLTDQNLLSRRADSLSIGQQQRVAAARALIGQPELVIADEPTSALDYDARENFIRLLFAECREAGSSLLFVSHDQSLAPLFDRHLSLADLNRAATPSEV is encoded by the coding sequence ATGACCCAAGCACTCATCGAACTGTCCGACCTGGGCTTCAGTTGGCCCGGTCATCCGCCGCTGCTGGACATCCCGGCGTTTCGCCTTATGCCGGGTGAAACCCTGTTCCTCAAAGGCCCCAGTGGCAGTGGCAAGACCACCCTACTGGGCCTACTCGGTGGCGTGCAAAAGCCCGATCGCGGCAGCATTCGCCTGCTCGGCCAGGAGCTGACCGAACTCTCTGCCGGTGCTCGCGACCACTTCCGCGTCGATCACACCGGCTACATCTTCCAGCAGTTCAACTTGCTGCCATTTCTCTCAGTGCGTGAGAACGTTGAGCTGCCCTGCCACTTTTCCAAACTACGTGCCGAACGGGCGAAACAGCGCCACGGCAGCGTCGATCAGGCGGCCGCCACCCTGCTTGCCCACCTGGGTTTGACCGATCAAAACTTGCTCAGCCGCCGCGCCGATTCTCTGTCCATCGGCCAGCAGCAACGGGTCGCCGCCGCGCGTGCGTTGATTGGTCAGCCGGAACTGGTGATCGCCGACGAACCGACCTCGGCGCTGGACTACGACGCCCGCGAGAACTTCATTCGCCTGCTGTTCGCCGAATGCCGCGAAGCCGGGTCGAGCCTGTTGTTTGTCAGCCATGACCAGAGTCTCGCGCCGCTGTTCGATCGCCACCTGTCGCTGGCCGATCTCAATCGCGCCGCCACCCCGTCCGAGGTCTGA
- a CDS encoding ABC transporter permease, which yields MYLFRLAMASLANRRFTAILTAFAIALSVCLLLAVERVRTEAKASFASTISGTDLIVGARSGSVNLLLYSVFRIGNATNNIRWDSFEHFANNPKVKWAIPMSLGDSHRGYRVMGTTEAYFEHYQYGHQQHLELADGRAFASDPFEVVLGAEVADALHYKLGDKLVLAHGVAVISLVKHDDKPFTVVGILKRTGTPVDRTLHISLGGMEAIHVDWHNGVPARGNGRISADQARNMDLKPQAITAFMLGLNSKISTFALQREINEFRGEPMLAILPGVALQELWSLMSTAEKALFVVSLFVVLTGLIGMLTAILTSLNERRREMAILRSVGARPWHIATLLVLEAFALALSGVIAGVALLYVCIAAAQGYVQANYGLYLPLAWPSEYEWTLLGGILIAALLMGSVPAWRAYRQSLADGLSIRL from the coding sequence ATGTATTTGTTTCGTCTAGCCATGGCCAGTCTGGCTAACCGTCGCTTCACCGCGATCCTCACCGCGTTCGCCATCGCCCTGTCGGTCTGCTTGCTGCTGGCGGTGGAGCGGGTGCGCACCGAGGCCAAGGCCAGTTTTGCCAGCACCATCAGCGGCACCGACCTGATCGTCGGCGCGCGTTCCGGTTCAGTGAACCTGTTGCTGTACTCGGTGTTCCGCATCGGCAACGCCACCAACAACATCCGTTGGGACAGCTTTGAACATTTCGCCAACAACCCGAAAGTGAAGTGGGCGATCCCGATGTCCCTCGGTGACTCCCATCGCGGTTATCGGGTGATGGGCACCACCGAGGCGTACTTCGAGCATTATCAGTATGGCCATCAACAGCACCTCGAACTCGCCGATGGCCGCGCCTTCGCCAGCGATCCGTTCGAAGTGGTGCTCGGCGCCGAAGTGGCCGATGCGCTGCATTACAAGCTCGGCGACAAACTGGTGTTGGCCCATGGCGTGGCGGTGATCAGCCTGGTCAAACACGACGACAAACCGTTCACCGTGGTCGGCATTCTCAAACGCACCGGCACCCCGGTGGACCGCACGCTGCACATCAGCCTCGGCGGGATGGAAGCCATTCACGTCGACTGGCACAACGGCGTGCCGGCGCGCGGTAACGGCCGGATCAGTGCCGACCAAGCGCGCAACATGGACCTGAAGCCGCAAGCGATCACAGCGTTCATGCTCGGCCTCAACAGCAAGATTTCAACGTTTGCGCTGCAACGGGAGATCAATGAATTCCGTGGCGAGCCGATGCTGGCGATCCTGCCGGGTGTGGCATTGCAAGAGCTGTGGAGTTTGATGAGCACGGCGGAAAAAGCCTTGTTCGTCGTCTCGCTGTTCGTGGTGCTGACCGGGTTGATCGGTATGCTCACGGCGATCCTCACCAGCCTCAACGAACGGCGCCGAGAGATGGCGATTCTGCGTTCGGTCGGCGCGCGGCCGTGGCACATCGCGACCTTGTTGGTGCTGGAAGCCTTTGCCCTGGCGTTGTCGGGGGTGATTGCCGGTGTGGCGCTGTTGTACGTGTGCATTGCCGCGGCTCAGGGTTACGTGCAGGCGAATTACGGCTTGTATTTGCCGCTGGCCTGGCCGAGTGAATATGAATGGACGCTGCTCGGTGGCATCCTGATCGCCGCGCTGCTGATGGGCAGCGTGCCGGCCTGGCGTGCTTATCGCCAATCCTTGGCCGATGGTCTGTCGATCCGACTATGA
- a CDS encoding DUF3299 domain-containing protein — MPRALLALLMLVALPLWAAEPKDLTWSEMIPPDAAPEVPNMTPLHDLSKMSDALSAESAPAAKQDMPNAPVVKSLDGKNIRLPGYIVPLEVSEEGRTTEFLLVPYFGACIHVPPPPSNQIVHVKSEVGVKLDELYQPYWIEGALQVKASTSELADAGYQMEADKIYVYELQE; from the coding sequence ATGCCCCGCGCCCTGCTCGCGCTGTTGATGTTGGTCGCCCTGCCTCTGTGGGCGGCCGAGCCAAAAGACCTGACCTGGTCGGAAATGATCCCGCCGGACGCTGCACCGGAAGTGCCGAACATGACGCCACTGCACGACCTGTCGAAGATGAGCGATGCGCTGTCCGCGGAGTCGGCTCCAGCGGCCAAGCAGGACATGCCGAACGCACCAGTGGTGAAAAGCCTCGACGGCAAGAATATTCGTTTACCGGGGTACATCGTGCCGCTGGAAGTCAGTGAAGAAGGTCGCACCACGGAGTTTCTGCTGGTGCCGTATTTTGGTGCCTGCATCCACGTACCGCCTCCACCGTCGAACCAGATCGTGCATGTCAAAAGCGAAGTCGGCGTGAAGCTTGATGAGCTGTATCAACCGTACTGGATCGAAGGTGCGTTGCAGGTCAAGGCGTCCACCAGCGAGTTGGCGGACGCGGGGTATCAGATGGAGGCGGACAAGATTTATGTGTATGAATTGCAGGAGTGA
- a CDS encoding OmpW family protein — MHKSALCASLFALALAAPLAHAHTGGDIIVRAGAITVNPEADSSSVKVDQGPLKGADLGGKATMSSDTQLGLNFAYMITDHLGIELLAASPFEHDVKLKGTALGAANGKLGTLKHLPPTLSLVYYPMDAKSAFQPYIGGGINYTWIYDEHVGSEASANGFSNFKAENSWGLAWEVGADYMLTDNIMINAQVRYIDIDTTATVENNAVAPGTRAKVDVDVDPFIYMVGLGYKF; from the coding sequence ATGCACAAGTCCGCGCTCTGCGCTTCGCTGTTCGCTCTCGCGCTCGCAGCCCCGCTCGCTCATGCTCACACCGGCGGTGACATCATCGTTCGGGCCGGTGCGATCACCGTCAACCCGGAGGCCGACAGCTCCAGCGTCAAGGTCGATCAAGGCCCGTTGAAGGGTGCCGATCTGGGTGGCAAGGCCACCATGAGCAGCGACACGCAATTGGGTCTGAACTTCGCCTACATGATCACCGACCATCTGGGGATCGAACTGCTGGCAGCCTCGCCGTTCGAACACGACGTGAAACTCAAAGGCACCGCCCTCGGTGCCGCCAACGGCAAACTCGGCACTCTCAAACACCTGCCGCCAACCCTGAGCCTGGTCTACTACCCGATGGACGCCAAGTCCGCGTTCCAACCGTACATCGGCGGCGGTATCAACTACACCTGGATCTACGACGAACACGTCGGCAGTGAAGCCAGCGCCAACGGCTTCAGCAACTTCAAGGCGGAAAACTCCTGGGGCCTGGCCTGGGAAGTCGGTGCCGACTACATGCTGACCGACAACATAATGATCAACGCCCAGGTGCGCTACATCGACATCGATACCACCGCGACCGTGGAAAACAACGCCGTCGCGCCGGGCACCCGAGCCAAGGTCGACGTCGATGTGGACCCGTTCATTTACATGGTGGGTTTGGGTTACAAGTTTTAA
- a CDS encoding NAD-dependent epimerase/dehydratase family protein, with the protein MADGPVLITGGAGFIGSHLTDALLAKGHSVRILDDLSTGKRSNLPLDNPLVELIVGDVADAALVAQVMVGCSAVAHLAAVASVQASVDDPVKTHQSNFIGSLNVCEAMRQTGVKRVLYASSAAVYGNNGEGESIDEDTPKAPLTPYAADKLASEHYFDFYRRQHGLEPVVFRFFNIFGPRQDPSSPYSGVISIFSERAQKGLPITVFGDGEQTRDFVYVEDLVDVLVQAIEKPQVEVGAVNVGWNQATTLKQMLAALEAVVGKLPPVSYGPARSGDIRHSRANNRRLLERFTYPQQTPMSVGLARLLGH; encoded by the coding sequence ATGGCTGACGGCCCTGTTTTAATCACCGGCGGCGCCGGTTTCATCGGCTCGCACCTGACCGACGCCTTGCTCGCCAAGGGGCACTCGGTGCGGATTCTCGATGACCTCTCCACCGGCAAGCGCAGCAACCTGCCGCTGGACAATCCCCTCGTCGAACTGATCGTGGGCGACGTCGCCGACGCCGCACTGGTGGCGCAGGTGATGGTCGGTTGCAGCGCCGTGGCGCACTTGGCCGCAGTGGCTTCGGTGCAGGCTTCGGTGGATGATCCGGTGAAGACCCATCAGAGCAATTTCATCGGCTCGCTGAATGTCTGCGAAGCCATGCGTCAGACCGGCGTCAAGCGGGTGCTGTACGCGTCCAGTGCGGCGGTCTATGGCAACAATGGCGAAGGTGAGTCGATCGACGAAGACACGCCCAAGGCACCGTTGACGCCGTACGCGGCAGACAAGTTGGCGAGCGAACATTACTTCGATTTCTATCGCCGCCAGCATGGCCTGGAACCGGTGGTTTTCCGCTTCTTCAACATCTTCGGCCCGCGCCAGGATCCGTCCTCACCGTATTCCGGGGTGATCAGTATTTTCAGCGAGCGCGCGCAGAAAGGTTTGCCAATCACCGTGTTTGGCGATGGCGAGCAGACTCGGGATTTTGTCTATGTCGAGGACTTGGTGGACGTGTTGGTGCAAGCCATCGAGAAGCCGCAGGTGGAAGTCGGTGCGGTGAATGTCGGCTGGAATCAGGCTACGACCCTCAAGCAAATGCTGGCAGCCCTTGAAGCAGTGGTCGGCAAGCTGCCGCCTGTGAGCTACGGCCCGGCGCGTTCCGGTGACATCCGCCATTCACGCGCGAATAACCGGCGTTTGCTGGAGCGGTTTACCTACCCGCAGCAGACACCGATGAGTGTCGGCCTGGCGCGGTTGCTGGGGCACTGA
- a CDS encoding NAD(P)-dependent oxidoreductase — MRMRLMLLGGGNALGQALIRLGAEEDIGFLAPRPPQDGWDAASLTQLLDDTRPDALINLAYYFDWFQAETVSEQRLAGQERAVERLAELCQHHNIVLMQPSSYRVFDGSRATAYSEKDEPVPLGLRGQALWRIEQSVRATCPQHVLLRFGWLLDDSPDGSLGRFLSRAEKAEELLMADDRRGNPTPVDDAARVIISVLKQLDCSAPLWGTYHYAGHEATTPLALGQAILTEARALHPLAIEAPTAQAHAARPDAAEEPQHAVLACKKILHTFGIKPRAWRAALPGLLDRFYRHG, encoded by the coding sequence ATGCGAATGCGCCTTATGTTACTGGGCGGCGGAAATGCCCTTGGGCAGGCGCTGATTCGCCTCGGTGCGGAGGAAGACATCGGTTTCCTCGCCCCCCGCCCACCGCAAGACGGCTGGGATGCCGCGAGCCTGACGCAACTGCTCGACGATACCCGTCCGGATGCGTTGATCAATCTCGCCTACTACTTTGACTGGTTCCAGGCGGAGACTGTCAGCGAACAGCGTCTGGCCGGGCAGGAGCGAGCCGTCGAACGGCTGGCCGAGCTGTGCCAACATCACAACATTGTGCTGATGCAACCGTCGAGTTATCGCGTGTTCGATGGCTCTCGGGCGACCGCCTATAGCGAAAAAGACGAACCGGTACCGCTGGGCCTGCGTGGTCAGGCCTTGTGGCGAATCGAGCAAAGCGTACGCGCCACTTGTCCACAGCACGTACTGCTGCGTTTCGGCTGGCTGCTCGACGACAGCCCTGATGGCTCTCTCGGGCGATTCCTGAGCCGGGCCGAGAAAGCTGAAGAACTGTTGATGGCCGATGATCGTCGCGGTAATCCGACCCCGGTGGACGATGCCGCCCGGGTGATCATTTCGGTGCTCAAGCAACTCGATTGCTCCGCGCCGCTGTGGGGCACTTACCACTACGCCGGGCATGAGGCGACCACGCCGCTGGCACTGGGGCAGGCTATCCTTACCGAAGCACGCGCCCTGCACCCGCTGGCCATCGAAGCACCGACCGCCCAGGCTCACGCCGCGCGGCCCGACGCCGCTGAAGAACCGCAACACGCGGTGCTGGCCTGCAAGAAAATTCTGCACACTTTCGGGATCAAGCCCCGCGCCTGGCGCGCGGCACTCCCGGGCTTACTGGATAGGTTTTATCGCCATGGCTGA